In a genomic window of Gossypium arboreum isolate Shixiya-1 chromosome 7, ASM2569848v2, whole genome shotgun sequence:
- the LOC108480234 gene encoding uncharacterized protein LOC108480234 yields MTDLRAMFARLSLFDDGSLLTELVFETEDKARLILDRLKAASDRQKSYTDLKRREMEYSVGEFLELPPELDSIHDVIHVLMWKCYCFDPTHIVPVEKIEVRLDLTFEEEPIQILDHEVKVLRRKPIPLVKVLLWNHSTDEAM; encoded by the exons ATGACTGATCTGAGAGCGATGTTCGCTCGACTTAGCCTATTCGACGATGGAAGTCTATTG ACTGAGTTGGTTTTTGAGACTGAGGACAAGGCCAGGTTGATTCTAGATCGActaaaagcggcatcggatagacagaaatcttatacaGATCTGAAGAGACGCGAGAtggagtattctgtgggggaattc TTGGAGCttcctccagagttagacagtaTTCACGATGTTATCCACGTCTTGATGTGGAAGTGCTACTGCTTTGATCCCACGCATATTGTTCCGGTTGAGAAGATTGAGGTTAGGCTAGATTTGACCTTCGAGGAGGAGCCGATTCAGATTCTAGATCATGAAGTTAAGGTCCTGCGAAGGAAACCTATCCCTTTAGTGAAGGTGCTGTTGTGGAATCATAGCACTGATGAGGCCATGTAG